A stretch of DNA from Rhodothermales bacterium:
AACACCGAGAACCTATCGCAGAGGGCCATTCATGAACGTATTTGTCACCGGTGGAGCCGGCTATATTGGAAGCACCGCCGTTCGAGATCTGGTCGACGCTGGCGATCGTGTCGTCGTGTACGACAACCTGTACCAGGGCCACCGCGCTGCCGTCCACCCTTCGGCCGTGTTTGTAGAGGGCGACCTGGCGGACCGAGCGCTGCTCGACGCCACCCTGGCGGCGCACCGGCCGGACGCCATCATGCACTTCGCCTCGCACACGCTCGTCGGCGAGTCCATGGAAAAGCCGTTCCTGTATCTCGGAGACAACGTCCGAAACGGGTTGAACCTGCTGGAATGCGCCGTGAAGCATGGCGTGGGCAAGTTTATCCTGTCCTCCACCGCCAATCTGTTCGGCGCCGCCGAGGTCATGCCCATCGAACCCGATGCGCCGATCGTGCCGGGAAGCCCCTACGGGGAGTCGAAGTTTATCCTGGAGCGCATGCTCCACTGGATGGATCGGGTATACGGGATGCGGTTTGCGGCGCTCCGGTATTTCAACGCGTGCGGGGCGGTGTCGCCCGATCACGGCGAGGATCACACGCCCGAGACCCACATCATCCCGATCGTCCTGCAGGTGGCGCTGGGGCAGCGCGAGGAGGTGGTCATTTATGGGACCGATTACGACACGCCGGACGGGACGTGCGTGCGGGATTACGTCCACATCAAGGACCTTTCGCAGGCTCACATCCTGGCGCTCCGGGCCCTGGATGCGGGGAGCCGGACGTACAACCTCGGCAACGGCAGCGGTTTCAGTCTGCTCGAGGTGATCGAAGCCGCGCGGGAAGTGACGGGGCACCCGATCCCGGTCCGCTTTGGTGCCCGGCGCCCCGGCGACCCGGCCACGCTGATTGCCGACAGCGCCCGGGTGCGCCGCGAGCTGGGGTGGAAGCCCGAGTATCCCGAGTTGAAGCAGATCCTGGAGAGCGCCTGGGCCTGGCACAAAGCCCACCCCCACGGCTTCGAGGAACGGGCAGTCGCGGCGTAGTGTCGGGTTCGACACGGGTATCTGATAATTGTGTATTATAGGGGGGGCCGTCCGGCTGGACCTGTCCGTTCAACCGTTATTCTAACCCCCGTCGCCTTGACTGTAGAGCAGATTCTTTTTGGGATAGTGAGTGTATTCGTGCTCGGTTTCGGAGCCCAGTGGCTCGCCTGGCGAATCCGCGTGCCTTCGATTCTACTGCTCTTGCTAATCGGGTTTATAGCCGGCCCGCTGACGGGCTTTTTGTCGCCGGCCTCGCTTCAGGGCGAGTGGGTTTTTGCCTTTGTGTCGTTATCGATCGGCGTCATCCTGTTCGAGGGCGGGCTGGGGCTTCGGGTGCGTGATCTACGCGAAGTCGGGACAGCTGTCGTGAGCCTGATCACGATCGGAGTGTTTATCACCTGGGTGCTTGCAAGCCTGGGCGCGCATTACATAGCCGGCTTCGAGATCGGCCTGTCCATTCAGATTGGCGCCATCCTGACCGTTACGGGCCCCACGGTGGTCATCCCCCTGTTGCGGCATGTGCGGCCGAGCGGTAGGGTGGGGATCATCGCACGCTGGGAGGGCATCACCATCGACCCAATCGGCGCATTGCTGGCGGTTCTCGTGCTCGAAGCGATCGTTTTGCTCAACGGCGCCGAGGCCGATCGAGTGAGCGAGGCCGTTCTGGAGGCGTTATCCGGTCTCTTTAACGTGCTCTTTGTGAGCCTGGGCGTAAGCATCACGGGTGCTGCGATGATGCTGGTGGTATTACGCCGGCGGTTGGTGCCAGACTTCCTGCTCAATCCCTTTGCGCTTACGCTGGTCCTGGCGACCTTCGAGCTTTCGAACATACTCCAGGAAGAGTCCGGGTTGCTGACGTCGACCCTGATGGGGATTATGCTGGCGAATCAACCGTATGTCTCGGTTCGTCGCATTGTCGAGTTCAAAGAGGATCTTCAAGTGGTGCTCATCGCTTCGCTGTTTATCCTCCTCAGTGCCCGGCTGGAAATCGGCGCTCTGGCTTATATCGATTGGCGGGCGATCCTTTTCCTGGGTTTTCTGATTCTCGTGGTCCGGCCGGCCGCCGTCTTCGGCTCCCTGATCCACTCCCGATTCGGATGGCGGGAGAAGGTATTTCTGTCGTGGCTGGCGCCGCGCGGCATCGTGGCGGCGGCGGTGGCCTCGCTTTTTGCTTTTCGATTGGAGCCGATTTACCCGGAGGTCATCGATGCCCTGGTCCCCATTGTATTTCTGGTTATCGTTGGCACTGTGACCGTCTACGGGTTGACGTTGAGCCCCCTCGCCCGTTACCTGGACCTGGCGCAGCCGGCGCCGCAGGGGTTGCTCATCCTGGGCGCCAATGCGTGGAGCATCCGTCTGGCGAAACTCGCGGAGGCGCACGGGCGGAGTGTGCTGGTCATTGACGCCAATGCCGGCTCCGTTGAACAGGCGCGCGCCCAGGGCGTTCGCGCCCAGGTCGCCGATGCTCTGTCTGACACCGCATTCGACGAACTCGATCTGGGCGGCATCGGCAAATTGCTGGCGATGACTCCCAATGACGAGGTCAACTCCCTGGCGTCGATCCATTTCTCCGAGGTGTTCGAACGCGCGGAAGTATTTCAGCTTGTCTCGAAGAACTCGGATCACGAAGAGCGGCACAGTCTGTTGCCCCTTCATCTCCGCGGCCGGCCCCTGTTCGCCGACGGTGCGGATCACGCGACCCTTACCCAACGCCTGATGCAGGGAGGAGAATTGCAGGCATTTGCGCTGGAGGAGTCGACGGACTATGAGGCGCTGATGGCGGAGTATGGCGAGGCACTCATCCCGTTGCTGCTGCTCAAGAAGGTATCCCGGGTGGAGGTGTATGTTGCCGGTGAGACGCGTACCCCGGAGAAGGGCGATGTCTTTGTTGCATTTTTGCCCCCTCCCCGGAGGGAGGATGAAGTAAACGACGAACACGTATATGTCGAGATGGTGCGCTCCGCCGGCATCGTCGATCTTGCGGACGCCCCGTCCCTGGCGTACGTGTTGGAGGAGGTCGCCGGCCGGCTGGTCAAACGCCTCTCGATCGACGAGCCCGACCTGCTTCGGGGCCTGAGTGAAGGGATTCGATTGGGCGCCACCCCCCTGGTGCCCGGCGTCGCGTTGCCGCATGCGCGTATTCCCCACATCGACCGTCC
This window harbors:
- a CDS encoding cation:proton antiporter produces the protein MTVEQILFGIVSVFVLGFGAQWLAWRIRVPSILLLLLIGFIAGPLTGFLSPASLQGEWVFAFVSLSIGVILFEGGLGLRVRDLREVGTAVVSLITIGVFITWVLASLGAHYIAGFEIGLSIQIGAILTVTGPTVVIPLLRHVRPSGRVGIIARWEGITIDPIGALLAVLVLEAIVLLNGAEADRVSEAVLEALSGLFNVLFVSLGVSITGAAMMLVVLRRRLVPDFLLNPFALTLVLATFELSNILQEESGLLTSTLMGIMLANQPYVSVRRIVEFKEDLQVVLIASLFILLSARLEIGALAYIDWRAILFLGFLILVVRPAAVFGSLIHSRFGWREKVFLSWLAPRGIVAAAVASLFAFRLEPIYPEVIDALVPIVFLVIVGTVTVYGLTLSPLARYLDLAQPAPQGLLILGANAWSIRLAKLAEAHGRSVLVIDANAGSVEQARAQGVRAQVADALSDTAFDELDLGGIGKLLAMTPNDEVNSLASIHFSEVFERAEVFQLVSKNSDHEERHSLLPLHLRGRPLFADGADHATLTQRLMQGGELQAFALEESTDYEALMAEYGEALIPLLLLKKVSRVEVYVAGETRTPEKGDVFVAFLPPPRREDEVNDEHVYVEMVRSAGIVDLADAPSLAYVLEEVAGRLVKRLSIDEPDLLRGLSEGIRLGATPLVPGVALPHARIPHIDRPQLILLRCRAGVRIRYDEMKADSDAPIPDGETEPIRAFLFLVTPLDRPGQNLRILAHLAGQMERSGFLADWMEANDPDALRALLFRQTDNPLVRR
- the galE gene encoding UDP-glucose 4-epimerase GalE: MNVFVTGGAGYIGSTAVRDLVDAGDRVVVYDNLYQGHRAAVHPSAVFVEGDLADRALLDATLAAHRPDAIMHFASHTLVGESMEKPFLYLGDNVRNGLNLLECAVKHGVGKFILSSTANLFGAAEVMPIEPDAPIVPGSPYGESKFILERMLHWMDRVYGMRFAALRYFNACGAVSPDHGEDHTPETHIIPIVLQVALGQREEVVIYGTDYDTPDGTCVRDYVHIKDLSQAHILALRALDAGSRTYNLGNGSGFSLLEVIEAAREVTGHPIPVRFGARRPGDPATLIADSARVRRELGWKPEYPELKQILESAWAWHKAHPHGFEERAVAA